In Streptomyces capitiformicae, one genomic interval encodes:
- a CDS encoding sensor histidine kinase, producing the protein MLHDTLLIALYAAIGAVAAGLLGTAALRLLRHRSVTLSLAVVAAVTVAAMLAGTMLVAWAMFLSEHDLWVVTMVCSMAAVVSLAVALVLGRSVVKGSRALAQATRALGDDGSFTPPAAAPTAELAALSRELATTSAKLAASREREQALEASRRELVAWISHDLRTPLAGLQAMTEALEDGMVADPRVYHARIRTEVERMSDMVGDLFELSRIQAGVLALNTARISVYDLVGDAIAGADALAREHGVRLVGAGVEPVPIEVDGREMSRVLANLLVNAIRRTPADGTVAVSARRQADSVVVSVTDGCGGILPEDLPRVFDTGWRGTHARTPPAGAGLGLAIVRGIVEAHKGRAAVCNVPGGCRFEVHLPAAA; encoded by the coding sequence ATGCTGCATGACACCCTCCTGATCGCGCTGTACGCGGCGATCGGCGCAGTCGCCGCCGGACTGCTCGGCACCGCGGCCCTGCGACTGCTGCGCCACCGCTCGGTCACGCTGTCGCTGGCCGTGGTCGCCGCCGTCACGGTCGCGGCGATGCTCGCCGGAACGATGCTGGTGGCCTGGGCGATGTTCCTGTCCGAGCATGATCTCTGGGTCGTGACGATGGTGTGCTCCATGGCGGCCGTCGTCTCGCTGGCCGTCGCCCTCGTCCTCGGCCGCAGCGTCGTCAAGGGCAGCCGGGCCCTGGCCCAGGCCACCCGTGCTCTCGGCGACGACGGCAGCTTCACTCCGCCCGCCGCCGCGCCCACGGCCGAACTCGCCGCGCTCAGCCGCGAGCTGGCCACCACGAGTGCGAAACTCGCCGCCTCCCGCGAACGGGAGCAGGCCCTCGAAGCCTCCCGCCGCGAACTGGTCGCCTGGATCTCCCACGACCTGCGTACCCCCCTCGCCGGACTGCAGGCGATGACCGAGGCACTGGAGGACGGCATGGTCGCCGACCCACGCGTCTACCACGCCCGCATCCGCACGGAGGTCGAGCGGATGAGCGACATGGTCGGCGACCTGTTCGAACTCTCCCGTATCCAGGCCGGTGTCCTTGCCCTGAACACCGCCCGCATCTCGGTCTACGACCTGGTCGGTGACGCCATCGCGGGTGCCGACGCCCTGGCCCGGGAGCACGGCGTACGGCTCGTGGGAGCCGGGGTCGAGCCCGTGCCGATCGAGGTCGACGGCCGCGAGATGTCCCGCGTCCTGGCCAACCTGCTGGTCAACGCCATCCGCCGGACGCCCGCCGACGGCACGGTCGCCGTCTCCGCACGCCGGCAGGCCGACAGCGTCGTCGTGTCCGTGACCGACGGCTGCGGCGGCATCCTGCCCGAGGACCTGCCCCGTGTCTTCGACACCGGCTGGCGCGGCACCCACGCCCGCACCCCGCCCGCCGGAGCAGGACTGGGCCTGGCGATCGTGCGCGGCATCGTGGAGGCCCACAAGGGGCGCGCGGCGGTGTGCAACGTACCGGGCGGTTGCCGCTTCGAGGTCCACCTTCCCGCGGCTGCCTGA
- a CDS encoding response regulator transcription factor: MKRVLVVDDDPTVSEVVAGYLNRAGFAVDVAADGPTAVTKATAQPPDLVVLDLMLPGMDGLEVCRRIREDGPLPVIMLTARGDEEDRILGLEVGADDYVTKPFSPRELVLRVESVLRRAGAVAAARTAPARAWLRAGPLALEPTARRATRHGDELALTIREFDLLEFFLRNPGRATSREELMHKVWGWEFGDLSTVTVHVRRLRGKIEDDPAHPRLITTVWGVGYRFDAPGTNGADDAA, from the coding sequence GTGAAACGTGTACTCGTCGTGGACGACGATCCGACCGTCTCCGAGGTCGTCGCCGGTTATCTGAACCGGGCGGGCTTCGCCGTCGACGTCGCCGCCGACGGCCCCACCGCCGTGACCAAAGCCACCGCGCAGCCACCCGACCTGGTGGTGCTGGACCTGATGCTGCCCGGCATGGACGGGCTGGAGGTCTGCCGCCGTATCCGCGAGGACGGCCCGCTGCCGGTGATCATGCTGACCGCACGGGGCGACGAGGAGGACCGCATCCTCGGTCTGGAGGTCGGGGCCGACGACTACGTCACCAAGCCGTTCAGCCCTCGCGAACTGGTCCTGCGGGTGGAGTCGGTACTGCGCCGCGCCGGGGCGGTGGCGGCCGCCCGGACCGCCCCCGCCCGGGCATGGCTGCGGGCCGGGCCGCTCGCCCTGGAGCCCACCGCCCGCCGCGCCACCCGCCACGGCGATGAACTCGCCCTGACCATCCGCGAGTTCGACCTGCTGGAGTTCTTCCTGCGCAACCCCGGGCGGGCCACGAGCCGGGAGGAACTGATGCACAAGGTCTGGGGCTGGGAGTTCGGAGACCTGTCGACCGTGACCGTCCACGTGCGGCGGCTGCGCGGGAAGATCGAGGACGATCCGGCGCACCCCCGGTTGATCACCACGGTGTGGGGGGTGGGCTACCGCTTCGACGCCCCCGGTACGAACGGAGCCGACGATGCTGCATGA